From a region of the Pseudanabaena sp. ABRG5-3 genome:
- a CDS encoding AbrB/MazE/SpoVT family DNA-binding domain-containing protein: protein MLLNVKKRGNSLSVIIPKEMAVSMNIEDGDNLFATKTPSGYEISAYDPDFAKKMEVARRGMKKYHNALIELAK, encoded by the coding sequence ATGCTTCTAAATGTCAAAAAAAGAGGAAACTCCCTAAGCGTTATCATTCCAAAAGAAATGGCAGTCAGCATGAATATTGAAGATGGTGATAATCTGTTTGCAACTAAAACTCCATCTGGATATGAGATTTCAGCATACGATCCTGATTTCGCAAAAAAGATGGAAGTAGCCCGACGGGGAATGAAGAAATATCACAACGCATTGATTGAGTTGGCTAAATGA
- a CDS encoding type II toxin-antitoxin system death-on-curing family toxin — MIEPYWLETHDVCAIHNEIIAESGGAAGILNEGALESTLFKPRNIYHYEEVVTLYKLAASYGYGLVKNHCFVDGNKRIALIAVYTFLAINGIELIASETDAAIFFLELAASFGKQEEDMNRLANWLQINSEPIND; from the coding sequence ATGATCGAACCTTATTGGCTTGAAACTCATGACGTTTGCGCTATACATAATGAAATTATCGCAGAGTCGGGTGGCGCTGCGGGAATTTTGAATGAAGGTGCTTTGGAATCAACTTTATTCAAGCCCAGAAATATCTATCATTACGAAGAAGTTGTAACTTTATACAAACTAGCTGCATCTTACGGCTATGGGCTAGTAAAAAATCATTGTTTTGTTGATGGTAATAAGAGAATTGCCCTGATCGCTGTTTATACATTCTTAGCAATTAATGGAATTGAACTTATAGCATCAGAGACTGATGCAGCAATCTTTTTTCTAGAATTAGCCGCAAGTTTTGGAAAACAAGAAGAAGATATGAATAGACTAGCAAATTGGCTGCAAATTAATAGCGAACCTATTAACGACTAG
- a CDS encoding type I restriction enzyme HsdR N-terminal domain-containing protein, whose translation MAQAIAAKDVTLRELKQNFGLQISQDASFFDEWLNGFTPLSEEDHHLLDRVKANFLELMEDPPMLENTVKMVVLAPLLDLAGFYHKPFRIETETAIALEMKDEEAIIRGRIDVLVIKNQLWLLVIESKRSDFAVTRAIPQALAYMLSNTETVQPTFGMITNGNEFLFLKTSQNEYANSRLFSLVNPNNELYEVLQILKHLGSKICM comes from the coding sequence ATGGCTCAGGCGATCGCAGCAAAAGATGTAACGCTAAGGGAATTAAAGCAAAATTTTGGGCTTCAGATATCTCAAGATGCATCTTTTTTTGATGAATGGTTGAATGGTTTTACACCATTAAGTGAAGAAGATCACCATTTATTAGATCGGGTGAAAGCTAATTTTCTAGAATTGATGGAAGATCCACCAATGTTAGAGAATACAGTGAAAATGGTAGTACTTGCACCATTGTTAGATCTCGCTGGCTTTTATCACAAGCCATTTCGGATTGAGACAGAAACAGCTATAGCATTAGAAATGAAAGATGAAGAAGCAATAATTCGGGGGCGAATCGATGTATTGGTGATCAAAAATCAGCTTTGGTTATTAGTCATTGAATCAAAACGAAGTGATTTTGCAGTAACAAGAGCGATTCCACAAGCTTTAGCTTATATGTTGAGTAATACGGAAACTGTACAACCAACATTTGGCATGATTACTAATGGGAATGAATTTTTATTTTTGAAAACTTCACAAAATGAGTATGCTAATTCACGGCTATTTTCTTTGGTAAACCCTAATAATGAACTTTATGAAGTATTACAAATACTAAAACATCTAGGCTCAAAAATATGTATGTAA
- a CDS encoding tyrosine-type recombinase/integrase, whose product MTLQSDLSERLLRACDRDTLAGQRDYAILRLLIENSLKRQQVAAININDVDCEGRSLRVDKRYKRQGQLNPKEIISLSLDTATALQDWLNLTHLPNEDEDTPTPLFISLDRAKYGHRLTGTAIYGIVKRAVTNAGITEAIAPERLRFSQEKYALNHALNQDFETLNKTIIETDESQLRLSPVSNLESENQTGTYLDTDKTQLSAVSSAIPYALTGFNPDILTSLLADKRSLNTRRAYEKDLRYFFLAAYGQKPTETVIAQFLQLNRFEAIAIALRYKSDLITQGLKESTINRRLSALKSLVNFAAKLGKCNWNLDDVQTEAVQTYRDTTGIKPDGIRTMLLKIDRTTVKGKRDFAILRLLWDNALRRNEVVSANIGDFDYEARSLQILGKGRGSQKSLISLSIGTANAIQDWLSQLKTKSSDRPLFQSLDPVNQGHRLTGTAIYQIVDQLARDSGITKKMSPHRIRHSAITAALDATNGNVRKVQKLSRHKKLDTLMLYDDNRTNMQGEVSSLLGDLI is encoded by the coding sequence ATGACCTTACAGAGCGACTTATCAGAGCGACTTCTTAGGGCTTGCGATCGCGATACATTGGCAGGTCAGCGTGATTATGCAATTTTGCGATTACTCATCGAGAATTCTCTAAAAAGACAGCAGGTTGCTGCGATTAATATTAATGATGTCGATTGTGAGGGGCGATCGCTACGGGTTGATAAACGCTATAAGCGGCAGGGGCAATTAAACCCAAAGGAAATTATTAGTCTCAGTTTAGACACAGCCACCGCATTACAGGACTGGCTCAATTTAACGCATCTTCCTAACGAGGATGAAGATACTCCAACGCCACTATTTATATCCCTAGATCGCGCTAAATATGGGCATAGGCTGACGGGAACCGCTATCTATGGCATTGTCAAACGAGCAGTCACTAATGCGGGTATTACTGAGGCGATCGCACCTGAACGGTTGCGATTTAGCCAAGAAAAATATGCCTTAAATCATGCCTTAAATCAAGATTTTGAGACACTTAATAAGACTATAATTGAGACTGATGAGTCTCAATTAAGACTATCGCCTGTATCTAATTTAGAATCTGAGAATCAAACTGGGACTTATTTAGATACTGATAAGACTCAACTGAGTGCTGTTTCTAGTGCAATTCCCTATGCTTTGACAGGATTTAATCCAGACATTCTCACTTCTCTCCTCGCAGATAAACGGAGTCTCAACACTAGACGCGCCTATGAGAAGGATTTACGTTACTTTTTTCTGGCTGCCTATGGACAGAAGCCCACTGAGACAGTAATTGCCCAGTTTTTGCAGTTAAATCGTTTTGAGGCGATCGCGATCGCCCTGCGCTACAAGTCAGATCTGATTACTCAAGGATTAAAAGAATCGACAATTAACCGTCGTCTATCGGCTCTCAAATCCTTAGTAAATTTTGCCGCCAAACTAGGTAAATGCAATTGGAATCTCGATGATGTCCAAACTGAGGCAGTCCAAACCTATCGCGATACGACAGGGATTAAGCCCGATGGTATCCGCACGATGCTCTTAAAAATAGATAGAACTACTGTCAAGGGAAAACGCGATTTCGCAATTTTGAGACTGCTTTGGGACAATGCTCTGCGTCGCAATGAAGTCGTTAGCGCGAATATCGGTGATTTTGACTATGAAGCGCGATCGCTGCAAATTTTAGGCAAGGGACGTGGCTCTCAAAAGAGTCTCATTAGTCTTAGTATAGGAACTGCTAACGCAATTCAAGACTGGCTATCTCAACTTAAGACAAAAAGTAGCGATCGCCCATTATTTCAGTCTCTCGATCCCGTCAATCAAGGACATAGACTGACTGGTACGGCAATTTACCAAATTGTCGATCAACTGGCGCGAGACTCAGGAATCACCAAAAAAATGTCTCCCCACCGTATTCGTCACTCGGCGATCACGGCTGCCCTTGATGCTACTAATGGTAATGTTCGCAAAGTTCAAAAACTCTCGCGTCATAAAAAGCTAGATACATTAATGCTTTACGACGATAACCGTACTAATATGCAAGGTGAAGTATCAAGTTTATTAGGTGATTTGATTTAA
- a CDS encoding cytochrome b/b6 domain-containing protein gives MSRTSPYQPVLLRLLHSAIALLVFGSLITGFMVYDRYDKRFGTLNLPIIPNTQGIHGTIALAFLCLLPLFAIYCFHIGDRRLIQKESLKQLQEVGKPIWWISLQRFANSLLLLSATFAVITGRMMQEEWLPTGEFNHIWYIGHLIGWLLMIVSIAIHLLMSAKVGGLPLLLSIYNWKIRPEDMPKFWLRGFKLKPSTTFLFIFEVLVIGGIAIAFILPAIFPAPQVG, from the coding sequence ATGTCGCGTACTTCCCCATACCAGCCTGTCCTTTTACGATTGCTACATAGCGCGATCGCTCTATTAGTATTTGGCTCATTGATAACAGGCTTTATGGTTTATGACCGATACGACAAGCGGTTTGGAACCCTTAACTTACCAATAATCCCTAATACTCAAGGCATTCATGGCACGATCGCTTTAGCCTTTTTATGTCTCTTGCCCCTCTTTGCAATTTACTGCTTTCATATAGGCGATCGTCGTCTAATCCAAAAGGAATCACTCAAACAGCTCCAAGAAGTGGGTAAACCGATTTGGTGGATCTCATTACAGCGATTTGCCAATAGTTTGCTCCTGTTATCTGCAACCTTTGCCGTTATTACAGGACGGATGATGCAGGAAGAATGGCTACCCACTGGAGAATTTAATCACATTTGGTATATTGGGCATTTAATAGGATGGCTATTAATGATTGTTAGCATAGCCATACATCTATTAATGAGTGCCAAAGTTGGAGGCTTACCCCTATTGCTCTCAATTTACAACTGGAAAATTCGCCCAGAGGACATGCCTAAATTTTGGTTGCGAGGGTTTAAACTTAAGCCTTCCACGACATTTCTCTTCATTTTTGAAGTATTAGTTATTGGTGGAATTGCGATCGCCTTTATCTTGCCAGCCATCTTTCCAGCACCTCAAGTCGGCTAG
- a CDS encoding ParA family protein produces MGQVIATVNMKGGVGKTTLTVNIATCLAKIHRKKVLVVDLDTQISATLSMISPAEFAKCRKENRTLRHLVSQAITRYGVHVEDPEEKIYQVRDIVIPHVCKVQGLDLLVGDIDLYDEFLVSEMLYNRSLLYEEKQTFQQTWSKFEQGLIRGILAPAIKNYDYIILDCAPGYNLITRSSIVASDYYLMPARPEPLSVVGIQLLERRIEKLREVYRDDKSVNIQLLGIIFSMSAGFTLSRYYNKVMDRVSNDFSSAKIFKTKIPNDVSIAKAVDDFIPVSLSNPNSSGAKAFAEASAELLKKLDVSLGMKEQTSRLSLVDLE; encoded by the coding sequence ATGGGTCAAGTAATCGCAACAGTCAATATGAAAGGTGGAGTAGGTAAAACCACCTTAACCGTAAATATTGCCACCTGCCTAGCTAAAATCCATCGCAAAAAGGTTTTAGTCGTCGATTTAGATACCCAAATCAGTGCGACCCTGAGTATGATTTCACCCGCCGAGTTTGCCAAATGCCGCAAAGAAAATCGCACACTTAGGCATTTAGTAAGTCAAGCAATCACCCGTTATGGCGTACATGTCGAAGATCCTGAAGAGAAAATATACCAAGTTAGAGATATTGTTATTCCCCATGTTTGCAAAGTCCAAGGCTTAGACCTTCTAGTAGGCGATATTGACCTATACGATGAGTTCCTCGTCTCAGAGATGCTCTATAACCGCTCTCTCCTATACGAAGAAAAGCAAACCTTCCAGCAAACATGGAGCAAATTTGAGCAAGGCTTAATCAGAGGTATTCTCGCTCCTGCAATTAAAAACTATGACTACATCATTCTTGACTGCGCCCCTGGATATAACCTAATCACGCGCAGTAGTATTGTGGCAAGCGATTATTACCTCATGCCTGCAAGACCTGAACCTCTTTCTGTAGTCGGGATTCAGCTATTAGAAAGACGTATTGAGAAACTCCGCGAAGTCTATCGAGATGACAAGTCTGTAAATATTCAACTATTAGGCATCATATTTAGTATGTCCGCAGGCTTTACCCTGAGCCGATATTACAATAAAGTCATGGATCGGGTAAGTAACGACTTTAGCAGTGCCAAGATTTTTAAGACTAAAATTCCCAATGATGTAAGTATTGCTAAAGCCGTAGATGATTTTATTCCTGTGTCATTATCTAACCCCAACTCAAGTGGTGCAAAGGCTTTTGCAGAAGCATCCGCAGAACTTTTGAAAAAGCTAGATGTCTCTCTCGGCATGAAGGAGCAAACTTCAAGATTGAGTTTGGTTGATTTGGAATAA
- a CDS encoding FecR family protein — MKSSLFTALFTATIAIALFGCESPSPTPSTPTSSPTASTSPVNQAIAKVSVIEDKPVFVTPQQNPQPKEIDAQVGMDLYVSDTVRTEANGKTQVEFNNGVGFRIGGNAVLQIQPQNRLHLKSGKMITWVKPGLKVPTEISTDYATAAIRGTTAFVEIPKDINQGIRFFSWEGTVSVKLPNQPKEIVLVTGEEILVKPNDTKTPVVRRLSLKEWKYNAAQKSSLLRSFKMPLPTQTIIDKLIPGQPSLNKAN; from the coding sequence ATGAAAAGTTCTCTATTTACGGCACTATTTACGGCAACTATTGCGATCGCCTTATTTGGCTGTGAGTCTCCTAGTCCAACCCCTAGCACACCCACTTCTAGTCCCACTGCAAGCACTTCTCCTGTCAATCAAGCGATCGCCAAAGTATCAGTGATTGAAGACAAGCCTGTATTTGTTACCCCTCAGCAAAATCCACAACCCAAAGAAATTGATGCTCAAGTCGGGATGGATTTATATGTATCAGACACAGTCCGCACAGAGGCAAATGGTAAAACTCAGGTTGAGTTTAATAATGGTGTAGGTTTTCGGATTGGTGGTAATGCCGTTTTACAGATTCAACCCCAAAATCGGCTACATCTCAAATCAGGCAAGATGATTACTTGGGTTAAACCGGGTTTGAAAGTTCCAACTGAGATCTCTACGGACTATGCAACTGCTGCTATTCGAGGCACAACTGCTTTTGTCGAAATTCCTAAGGATATCAATCAAGGCATTAGATTTTTCTCTTGGGAAGGAACAGTATCGGTGAAGTTACCAAATCAGCCTAAAGAGATTGTGTTAGTGACTGGAGAGGAAATTTTGGTCAAACCAAATGATACTAAGACTCCAGTTGTCCGCCGCTTAAGCTTGAAAGAGTGGAAATATAACGCGGCTCAAAAGAGTTCCTTACTACGTAGCTTTAAAATGCCTCTACCCACTCAAACAATTATCGATAAATTAATCCCCGGACAGCCGAGTCTTAATAAAGCTAATTAG
- a CDS encoding GNAT family N-acetyltransferase has translation MNQNTKILRVADNQLVTALLTKINQKHLDDFKTFWRSRIQSTQEEENYWNWDTKNRIYLSRDNYEGYAIECEQITQGLILLETQNHRSWFNQENKLVYVQILETAPWNRRSFQPVPTYKLVGTVLLKFAQLRSEELGYRGLVGLHSLPKSENFYRQMKMIDCGRDEEKEQLTYFEWYKTETSYEPRN, from the coding sequence TTGAATCAAAACACGAAGATTTTACGTGTAGCTGATAACCAGCTTGTCACTGCACTATTAACAAAAATCAACCAAAAACATCTGGATGATTTTAAAACATTTTGGAGATCTCGCATACAGTCTACTCAGGAGGAAGAAAATTATTGGAATTGGGATACAAAGAACCGAATTTATCTATCAAGGGATAACTACGAAGGCTATGCGATCGAATGTGAGCAAATAACTCAAGGACTGATACTTCTTGAAACGCAAAATCACCGTTCTTGGTTTAATCAAGAAAATAAGCTTGTCTATGTCCAGATACTTGAAACAGCACCTTGGAATCGGCGAAGTTTTCAGCCAGTCCCAACATATAAGTTAGTTGGTACAGTTTTATTAAAGTTTGCACAGTTACGAAGCGAGGAATTGGGTTATAGAGGATTAGTTGGGTTGCACTCATTGCCAAAATCAGAAAACTTTTATCGGCAGATGAAAATGATTGATTGTGGTAGAGATGAGGAAAAAGAGCAATTAACTTATTTTGAGTGGTATAAAACGGAGACTAGTTATGAACCTAGAAATTGA
- a CDS encoding multicopper oxidase domain-containing protein — protein MDRQRRKILELGLGGIGLIGGALACSPIATNRNNESDKSLGNPPKKVMIPPINLSAAAQERIKTSGLDPITALREFDYGKVTQENGRTVREFQLTAKSKTVKLNASTDFITWNVNDRVPGPTLRATEGDHIRIAFANQGGHAHSLHFHGEHPSEMDGVKPIRNGAATIYEFDAMPYGVHLYHCHVAPVARHIGKGLYGMFIIDPPTPRPPADELVLIMAGYDIDGDGRNEMYAFNGLPHFYMQQPITVQQNQLLRLYVLNVIEFDPVATFHVHANMFQVYRTGRGMTPREETDVITMGTAERHILELTYRFTGKYMFHPHQDTIAEAGCMGLFDVVAS, from the coding sequence ATGGATCGGCAACGTAGAAAAATATTAGAGTTGGGGCTTGGTGGCATCGGGTTAATTGGCGGCGCGCTCGCCTGTAGTCCGATCGCTACAAATCGAAATAATGAATCTGATAAATCGTTAGGCAATCCACCCAAAAAGGTTATGATTCCGCCGATAAATCTTAGTGCTGCCGCACAGGAACGGATTAAGACTAGTGGACTCGATCCGATCACTGCATTACGAGAATTTGATTATGGCAAGGTGACTCAAGAAAATGGGCGGACGGTGCGCGAGTTTCAGCTAACTGCAAAAAGTAAAACAGTTAAACTCAATGCCTCGACTGACTTTATTACTTGGAATGTGAACGATCGCGTGCCAGGTCCAACTTTGAGAGCAACAGAAGGCGATCACATCAGAATTGCCTTTGCCAATCAAGGCGGACATGCCCACTCACTGCATTTTCATGGTGAACATCCTTCAGAAATGGATGGCGTAAAACCAATTCGGAATGGGGCTGCAACAATTTATGAATTTGATGCCATGCCCTATGGTGTGCATTTATATCATTGTCACGTCGCACCTGTGGCACGCCATATTGGAAAAGGCTTGTACGGCATGTTTATTATCGACCCACCTACGCCGCGACCTCCTGCGGATGAGCTGGTGTTAATCATGGCAGGATATGACATCGATGGGGATGGACGTAATGAGATGTATGCCTTTAACGGATTACCACATTTCTATATGCAGCAACCGATCACTGTGCAGCAAAATCAGTTATTGCGTTTATATGTTCTTAATGTGATCGAGTTTGACCCTGTAGCGACATTTCATGTCCATGCCAATATGTTTCAGGTTTACCGCACAGGACGCGGCATGACTCCTAGGGAAGAAACCGATGTAATCACAATGGGAACAGCCGAGCGGCATATTCTGGAACTAACCTATCGATTTACAGGTAAGTATATGTTTCACCCCCATCAAGACACGATCGCGGAGGCTGGATGTATGGGCTTATTTGATGTTGTTGCTAGTTAG
- a CDS encoding helix-hairpin-helix domain-containing protein, translating into MLAIITKLVKSLTKIKAFLTLFTLSLVGAIAISACTNIPTATSPNPSVSSATSESKVESKSESHKDGMSSHTKNKININEAILSELDKIEAKLGVAGLSNKIQAARPYTKAEDLVTKKVITAAQFDQVKDLVGTETVELKGEAKDVDYLTKLGLMKGHMIVAKELLDVQKPDQALPHIEHPVEEIYADVEGQLKERNVKEFKQVLMDLQQLVKSKPNDPSITAKYNDAIAGIDAAISAIPETQRQSPKFALQVINTILDTAGTEYRAAIANNKIKEIIEYQDSRGFTIYVEQLYKSITPVMEKEYPDVHKQFTASLAKLKSAYPSAIAPEQPVLSVADMSELIKGNEQAATKVYAKS; encoded by the coding sequence ATGCTCGCAATCATCACCAAGTTAGTTAAGTCTTTAACTAAAATAAAAGCTTTTTTGACGCTATTCACCCTGTCCTTAGTTGGCGCGATCGCCATCTCAGCATGTACGAATATACCAACGGCAACTAGTCCAAATCCATCTGTCAGCAGTGCGACTAGTGAGTCCAAAGTAGAGTCTAAATCTGAGTCTCATAAAGACGGCATGAGCAGTCACACTAAAAATAAGATCAATATCAACGAAGCGATTCTGTCGGAGCTAGATAAGATCGAGGCAAAGCTAGGAGTTGCAGGACTATCAAATAAGATTCAGGCGGCGCGTCCCTATACTAAGGCTGAAGATTTAGTTACGAAAAAAGTAATCACAGCAGCACAGTTTGATCAAGTTAAAGATTTGGTCGGGACGGAAACCGTTGAGCTGAAGGGTGAAGCCAAAGATGTTGACTACTTAACTAAGTTGGGTCTGATGAAGGGGCATATGATTGTGGCAAAGGAATTACTTGATGTTCAGAAACCTGACCAAGCACTTCCCCACATTGAGCATCCTGTCGAAGAAATTTATGCTGATGTGGAAGGTCAACTAAAGGAGCGCAATGTCAAAGAATTTAAACAAGTGTTGATGGATTTACAACAGTTGGTGAAATCTAAGCCTAACGATCCCAGTATTACCGCAAAATATAATGATGCGATCGCAGGTATTGATGCGGCAATCTCAGCAATTCCTGAAACCCAACGTCAATCACCAAAGTTTGCCTTGCAAGTGATTAATACCATTCTCGATACGGCTGGCACAGAATATCGAGCAGCGATCGCTAATAACAAGATTAAAGAAATCATTGAATATCAAGACTCCCGTGGTTTCACTATTTATGTAGAGCAGTTGTATAAGAGCATCACACCAGTTATGGAAAAGGAATATCCCGATGTTCACAAGCAATTCACGGCAAGTTTAGCAAAACTCAAGTCGGCATATCCCAGTGCGATCGCCCCAGAACAACCTGTACTTTCTGTTGCGGATATGTCTGAACTCATCAAAGGCAACGAACAAGCTGCTACTAAAGTTTACGCAAAATCCTAA